From Candidatus Margulisiibacteriota bacterium:
CCAGGCCCCAAATTTCTACATGGGGCAAAGTGTCTCCGGCAAGGTAGTCAATGAAAGAACCTCTATGCAGACTACAGCTGTTTTCGCCTGCGTGAGAATCATTGCTGAGACAATAGCATCATTACCTCTGCACACCTACCGGTACCGGGGTGAAGGAAAAGAAAAGATGTATG
This genomic window contains:
- a CDS encoding phage portal protein translates to MANFLKRLFKSRDKPKDSVSQAPNFYMGQSVSGKVVNERTSMQTTAVFACVRIIAETIASLPLHTYRYRGEGKEKMY